A portion of the Cryptomeria japonica chromosome 5, Sugi_1.0, whole genome shotgun sequence genome contains these proteins:
- the LOC131062716 gene encoding U-box domain-containing protein 1-like — translation MEKNVSLPSNLWLLKKKRRASRAPVLVPEFYISAESLLQALIALAHQVMSCQKPPGCQRRNAVSITRKVKVLSILFEEVRDLDISLPLSVLKSFRELYLILLRTKYLLVDCSSDRSCVWFFVQTQEFSNQFYGLIHDMVSVLDMLPLALLDVSDEVREQVELLHHQAQRAKLFVDQAEEKLCRDVFAVLDEFEKEVAPDESALRRILDNLNLQNAMDCQRETELLEEEMRNQKELGSEKNVSLINTLIVFMRYCKCVLFSVDFDSQFQPSSGTQSSAVDSEDASPIPDDFRCPISLDLMQEPVIVCTGQTYDLASITRWIKEGHSTCPKTGQKLVHTNLTPNYALQSLIVQYCAEHKISLEKSERIKKSSFLEGIPSTKAAIQATKMTTEFLVEKLCTGSFEVKKRAAYELRLLAKSGMDNRACIAEAGAIPLLVPLLSSKDPKAQENAVTALLNLSIYESNKARIMESGALQAIISVVRSGCSMEARENAAATLFSISSVDKYKKLIGETPEAVPALIDLLRDGTARGKRDAANALFHLSAFHGNDLQVVAAGAVPLLVNLLIDERPGLVDDVISVLALLSRQFEGLIAISEASAIPLLISLLRSASASPKSKEHSVAILLALCCHRGAEIVNISLRMPSLIPALYSLFTSGTPRARKKATSLLRILHNWEPSQSPQNIVVSQNQNPVASVM, via the coding sequence ATGGAGAAAAATGTGTCTCTGCCATCAAATCTGTGGCTGCTTAAGAAGAAGAGAAGGGCTTCCAGAGCTCCTGTTCTTGTGCCTGAATTTTACATTTCTGCTGAATCTTTATTACAAGCTCTCATTGCTCTTGCTCACCAAGTAATGTCTTGCCAGAAGCCTCCAGGATGCCAGAGGAGAAATGCGGTCTCCATCACTCGAAAAGTTAAGGTTTTGTCCATACTTTTTGAAGAGGTCAGAGATTTGGACATTTCCCTTCCTCTTTCTGTATTGAAATCTTTTAGAGAATTGTATTTAATATTGCTTAGAACTAAATATTTGCTGGTGGACTGTAGTAGTGATAGGAGTTGTGTTTGGTTTTTTGTGCAAACACAAGAATTCTCAAACCAATTTTATGGTTTGATACATGATATGGTTTCTGTTCTTGATATGCTTCCCTTGGCATTATTGGATGTCTCAGATGAGGTCAGGGAGCAAGTTGAGTTGCTTCACCATCAGGCTCAGAGAGCCAAATTGTTTGTTGATCAGGCTGAGGAAAAACTTTGCAGAGATGTTTTTGCTGTACTGGATGAGTTTGAAAAGGAAGTAGCTCCAGATGAGTCTGCACTTCGAAGGATTTTGGATAACCTAAATCTCCAAAATGCAATGGATTGTCAAAGAGAAACAGAACTATTGGAGGAAGAGATGAGAAATCAGAAAGAATTAGGATCAGAGAAAAATGTGTCCCTAATTAATACCTTGATTGTCTTCATGCGCTATTGTAAATGTGTCCTGTTTTCGGTGGATTTTGATTCACAGTTCCAACCATCAAGCGGAACCCAATCCTCTGCGGTAGATTCCGAGGATGCTTCTCCTATACCAGATGATTTCCGATGTCCAATCTCACTGGATTTAATGCAAGAGCCTGTTATTGTATGCACAGGGCAAACATATGATCTGGCATCCATTACCAGATGGATCAAGGAAGGACACTCTACATGTCCAAAGACTGGGCAGAAGCTTGTGCACACAAATCTGACTCCAAATTATGCTCTTCAAAGCCTAATTGTTCAGTATTGTGCCGAGCATAAAATCTCTTTAGAAAAGTCAGAAAGAATCAAGAAAAGTTCTTTCTTGGAGGGCATCCCAAGTACAAAGGCAGCAATACAAGCTACAAAAATGACGACAGAATTTCTTGTGGAAAAGCTTTGTACAGGATCATTTGAAGTGAAAAAGCGGGCTGCTTATGAACTCAGACTGCTTGCTAAAAGTGGCATGGATAATAGGGCTTGCATTGCAGAAGCAGGGGCCATACCATTACTTGTGCCCCTGCTTTCCTCAAAGGATCCCAAAGCTCAAGAGAATGCTGTAACTGCACTGCTAAATCTATCCATATATGAGAGCAATAAAGCTAGGATAATGGAGTCTGGTGCATTGCAGGCAATCATTAGTGTTGTAAGAAGTGGGTGCAGCATGGAAGCTCGGGAGAATGCAGCTGCAACACTCTTTAGTATTTCCTCGGTAGATAAATATAAGAAATTAATAGGAGAGACTCCAGAAGCCGTTCCAGCCTTGATAGATCTTCTTCGAGATGGAACTGCAAGAGGCAAACGCGATGCGGCAAATGCCCTGTTTCATCTGTCAGCTTTTCATGGAAATGATTTACAGGTAGTAGCAGCTGGGGCAGTCCCTTTGCTGGTTAATCTTCTAATAGATGAAAGACCAGGTCTTGTAGATGATGTTATCTCTGTTCTTGCTCTGCTTTCCAGACAATTTGAGGGTTTAATTGCAATTAGTGAAGCCTCTGCAATACCTCTACTTATTAGTCTTCTTAGATCAGCTTCTGCCTCACCCAAATCCAAGGAGCATTCAGTTGCTATCTTACTAGCCCTGTGCTGCCACAGAGGAGCTGAAATTGTAAATATCTCGTTGAGAATGCCTTCACTAATACCTGCTCTGTATAGTCTTTTCACCTCTGGCACACCTCGAGCCAGAAAGAAAGCCACTTCACTGCTCAGAATCCTTCACAATTGGGAACCTTCCCAATCTCCACAAAACATTGTGGTCTCTCAGAATCAGAATCCAGTTGCTTCGGTCATGTAG